From Apium graveolens cultivar Ventura chromosome 9, ASM990537v1, whole genome shotgun sequence, the proteins below share one genomic window:
- the LOC141687287 gene encoding protein RER1B-like, giving the protein MKTHAFSSLAENAVDRQPAEGGSPRSPRSPLAKLRNDYSTFLQFYLDKCTPFPAHRWLGTFVLAFIYAVRIYHLGSFYAVTYGLGIYILNLLIDFISPIVDPELEELDGAELPTKESDDFRPFIRRLPEFKFWYGMTKAFCVAFLMTFISLFDVPVFWPILLGYWIVQFVLTLKRHITHMIKYKYVPLTLGKQTYTGKKSAAVSPRCQS; this is encoded by the exons ATGAAAACCCATGCATTCTCGTCGCTCGCAG AAAATGCAGTGGACAGACAGCCGGCTGAAGGTGGCTCTCCACGGTCACCACGGTCACCGCTAGCTAAGTTGAGAAATGATTACTCTACATTTTTACAGTTTTATCTAGATAAGTGCACTCCTTTTCCGGCTCATAGGTGGCTAGGAACTTTTGTTCTCGCATTCATATATGCCGTGCGCATTTATCATCTTGGAAGCTTCTATGCTGTCACTTACGGCCTTGGGATCTATATTCTCAATCTTTTGATTGACTTTATTTCACCCATAGTTGATCCTGAACTGGAAGAACTGGACGGGGCTGAGTTACCAACAAAGGAATCTGATGACTTTAGACCTTTCATTCGTCGCCTTCCTGAGTTCAAGTTCTG GTATGGAATGACCAAGGCTTTCTGTGTAGCCTTTTTGATGACTTTCATTTCTCTGTTTGATGTCCCTGTTTTCTGGCCGATACTCTTAGGCTATTGGATTGTTCAATTTGTTCTTACATTGAAGCGCCATATTACGCACATGATTAAATACAAATATGTCCCACTCACCTTGGGAAAGCAG ACATATACTGGGAAGAAGTCTGCTGCAGTTTCACCAAGGTGCCAAAGTTGA